GAGGGAGGCGAAATTGCCGCGCACGGCCACGTCCCCCGCGTTCAGCTTCACGCCGATACCCACCGCCGACAGGGCCCCGCGCCCCACCACATACTTGAGGGGATCGTAGCCGAAGAGGCTCAGGTGGCCGGGGCCGCTGCCGGGGGTGATGCCCGCCGCGACGAGTTCGGCCAGGCCCAGTTGCGATTCCTGCGCCAGTGCGTCGAGGTTGGGCGTCTTGGCGGTCGCCAGTTCGGTGTCGCCGTTCACGGTGAGGGGCAGGCCGCCCACGCCGTCCAGCACGACCATCAGGATCTTGCTGGGGGTCTTCTTGGCGAGGGGGCGCACGGTGTCGATCAGGTCCATAGGGGTTACTGTACCCTCCCCATCCGGCGGGGGGCGGGGATGGGGCAGAGAGAGCGGAGCCACCCCGCCGCAGAGGTGGCTCCGGCCACGGGGAGGCTTCAGCGCCGGTCGAGTTTGCCGTCCAGCGGATCGTTCGCGGCGGCGTCGAGGTCGCGGCGGATCGCCTGCACGTCGGCCTCGGCGACCTCGTCGCTGCGGGCGGGGTGGCGCATGGCGACCAGACTGCCGACCACCGCGATCACGCCCATGCCGGTCCAGAACAGCCAGGAGGGCATCATGACGTGCCAGCCCAGGTCGTACACCTCGCTGACCTGTTCGACCGTCTCGATGCCCAGCTTGACGGCGATCCACCCGATCAGGATGTAGGCCACGTCGTCCAGCGCCGGGAAGCGGTCGAGCAGCTTCAGGAAGAAGGTACTGGCGAAACGCACCAGCACCAGGCCCATGATGCCGCCCGCCACCACGATCCAGAAGCCGGTGGGCGTGTCGCGCATCTCGGGCTTGAGCAGCGCGACCCCCGCCAGAATCGAGTCCACGCTGAAGGCGAGGTTCACCAGATTCAGGCTGATCACCACGTTCCAGAAACTGCCGGTGAGTTCCTTCGGCCCGTGGCCCTCGTCCTGGCCCTTCTTGACGAAGTGGCTGATCACCAGATAGGCCAGGTACGCGGCACCAAAGGCCCGCAAAAACCAGTACTTGATGATGAAGCTCGCCAGCAGCACGCCCACCAGCCGCAGGATCATCGCGCCCCACATCACGTAGGTCAGCGCCTTTTGTTGCAGGGCAGCGGGCAGGGGGCGGACCATGACCGCCATCACCAGCGCGTTGTCCGCCGACAGCAGGCCCTCCAGCACCGCGAGCGTCAGCAGGATGACGAGAATTTCCGTGTTCAACATGCACCCCTTGAGGTCAAAGCTCCCCCGGACACCTGGCCGACCCCGGACGGCTCCGGCCGGGAGCAAATGCTCCGCAGTCTACCCGGCCGGGAGAGGCAGCGTGGGGCGCACGGAATGCACAGTACGCAACGTGCGCCCTAGCGCACGATCTGCCCCGCCTCGTCCAGCGCCGGATACTCCTCCCCCCGGTCACGGTAGCCGGGGGCCAGGTCCGGATAGGCCCACTCGAAGGCGAGGCGGT
The window above is part of the Deinococcus metallilatus genome. Proteins encoded here:
- a CDS encoding TerC family protein produces the protein MLNTEILVILLTLAVLEGLLSADNALVMAVMVRPLPAALQQKALTYVMWGAMILRLVGVLLASFIIKYWFLRAFGAAYLAYLVISHFVKKGQDEGHGPKELTGSFWNVVISLNLVNLAFSVDSILAGVALLKPEMRDTPTGFWIVVAGGIMGLVLVRFASTFFLKLLDRFPALDDVAYILIGWIAVKLGIETVEQVSEVYDLGWHVMMPSWLFWTGMGVIAVVGSLVAMRHPARSDEVAEADVQAIRRDLDAAANDPLDGKLDRR